The window CATTTTTGCTCCTGAAAAATAAGAAAAATCCATCGTCCGTTTTCGTTTGAATAAGAAAAACCAGTCTTCCAACCCCGCTTATGGTAGTTGTATAAATTTTGACCAATTGCGAATCCCTTGGCAAATCCTTACCTTTGATAATTGTAAAAATCCCTTTTGCGTATGCTTTTACAATTTTTTCTTTGTGCTTCTCAACATTCTCTTTTTTTAAGAGGGTTTTGCTAAAAACAACCTTCATAATTTATTATTTATTCCACTCAGCAACAACATCGTCCATTAATTCTTGAGTATCATCATCAACCTCCATAATTTCTATATATGGCTCCCTCTTCATCTGTGAGCCAATATGTATTTTACCATTTGAGTAATCAAGCAGTAGTATGCGGACTACCGAACTAAAAGATAGCATGTCCTCTTTAGCCTTTTTCGCAGCTTTATCGCGAATGTTTTTTTCAACTGAGATTGATGTAGTCGTCATACGACAAGGATTAGTAATTTTTACATTAAAATTATATAGAATTTAATAGTTCTTTGCAAGCGAGAAAGTAAATAGCTAAACCGGCAAGGTCTTAATTTTCACTTGCATTTAAGCGAATACAATCGTAAAATCGTAGATGAAGAAAGCCCGAGGAGGGTTTTTAAAAATGGGGCAATCACCTCAAATACTTAATCTCATCAACAATGAAAGAAAACGTTATCGTAAACTACTTCAAAGAGTGTTTCGAAATCCTACACCAAGTGACATGGCCGACTAAAAACCAAGCAATTAGATACACTATTATAACTTTTGCTTTTTGTGGAGTATTTGCTTTATTTCTAGCCATTTCAGACTTCGTTTTTCACTTTATATACAGCTATTTGGTGCTTAGCTAATAGAGCTGCGAATTTCAATTAAGATTCGACTCACGGATACTCTAAGAAATATCATTAAAACTTAATTAAACGACTGATGGCAAAGCAAGCCCAAAATACCGGTAGGAACTGGTATGTACTACATACTTATTCCGGTTATGAACACGCAGTTAGAGAAGCTCTTTTACAACGTACGGAATCTATGAGTATGCAAGATTTTATTTTTGACGTTGTCGTTCCCGAAGAGACTGTAATAGTGATGAAAAAAGGTAAACCAAAAGAAGAGAAAAAAAGACTTTTCCCCGGATATGTTTTAGTTGATATGATGGTAAATGATGAATCATGGTATGTCGTACGTAATACACCAAATGTAACCGGATTCGTGGGCTCCGGGACTATCCCGGTACCTGTGTCCGCTGAAGAGTGGAAAGTTGTCAAAAAACATATGGGTGAATCTGAGCCAAGGTTCAAAATCACTTTCGATGTCAATGATGAAGTACTTATACTGGACGGTCCATTTGCAAATTACGAAGGTATGATTTCAAAAGTTGATGAAGATAAAGGTAAAGTCACTGTACTTATCAACATCTTCGACCGTGAAACACCAGTCGAGCTCGACTTCACACAAGTTAAGACTAAATAATGCACAAGTTCACATTATTCACAGTTCTTTTGTCAATTATAACCGTATCAATAGTTATAGACATAGTTGTGAACGGTTATTCACTCTCAAATGACTATGTACCAACAGATGATGGTATTGTAACTGAAACGGCAATTGATGAGAAAACACCTATTGTAGAAGAGGACGTTATCAATCCCATGCCGGAAGGCGGAGAAGAAAATGATGGCAATGCAGATGAAACAATATCTTTATTCAGTTTCGCAGACAAAGATGCGATTACAGCAGATATACTAACCAAAATCGGAATTGAAAATGGAAAAGTTAAGCAGATTTTGATAGATAAACCATTTCTTCAGGCGATCTCACTACCGGAAAATGTCAAAAACCGCTTAGAAATCGTAAATTTGTTTGACTTTGAGGAATATTTAGGGACAATATACGCACTTCATTTTGGAAGCCTAAAAGATGCTGAACAATTCTACAGCGATTTGAAAGCGGAGGCTCTGGAAATAGATGGAGCTGACGTCCGTGAAACAAATACATTTGGAGACTTATCCTTTTATCTCAACCAAGAAGGCAAAACGAAGACTGCATTCTCAACCGCACGAATAGGCTCAGATATATATGGATTCGAATATCCTCACAAAAGTCATCAAATTTTCAAAGACTTATCATCTGCATTGGCTGAATAGACCGGACACCGTCGATAACAGAGCTACTAATTTCAATTGAGATATAGCTCATACACACTCTAATAAATATTATTAAAACTTAATTACACGACTAATGGCAAAAGAAGTATCAAAGATCGTAAAAATCCAGATTCCGGCAGGAAAGGCTAATCCAGCCCCTCCGGTTGGTACAGCACTAGGACCTCATGGTATAGATATTCAACAGTTTTGTTCTCAATTCAACGATGCAACTCGTGAGAAAGGAGATACAGTAATTCCTGCTGAAGTGACTATATATGCTGATCGTTCTTTCACGTTCAAATTAAAAACTCCACCGGCAGCAGTATTGGTAAAAAAAGCTCTAAATCTAAAATCAGGTTCAGGAGTACCTCAAAAAGACAAAGTTGGTCACATAACTCGTGCACAACTGGAAGCTATTGCAGAAGAAAAAATGCCTGACATCAATGCAAACGACCTTGATGCGGCTGTAGAAATCATAAAAGGAACATGTCGCTCTATGGGCGTTACATGGGATAAGTAACATAAATTATATCGTGGGAGCTTCTCACTTAAGGCGAAGCATTTGAACCACTAACCCAATTTAAAATGGCACACGGAAAAAAATACAAGAAGTCTTTAGAACTTCTTAACGTAGAGAAAATGTATACTCTAGCTGAAGCGGTTGACCTAGCAAAAAAGACTTCAACTACTAAGTTTGACTCATCTGTAGAAGTACATATGAATCTTGGGATTGACCCGGCTCAAGCTGATCAACAGCTTCGTAAAACAGTATCTCTCCCACATGGAACAGGTAAAACTTTACGTGTTATCGCTTTTTGTGGAGATGAGAGAGTCAAAGAGGCAAAAGCTGCCGGAGCCATAGAGGCCGGTAACGAAGATCTTGTTAAAAAAATCGAAGGTGGATGGATGGAATTTGACAAAGTAGTCGCTACTCCGGACGTTATGAAAAGTCTTGGTAAAATCGCAAAGACTCTTGGACAAAAAGGACTTATGCCAAATCCTAAATCAGGAACTGTTACAACTGACATCGAAGGTGTTGTAAAAGACCTACAAGGAGGTATGGTTGAGTTTAGAAATGATAAACAAGGCAATCTTCACAACATAGTTGGAAAAGTTTCTTTCTCAGAAGCACAACTACTTGAGAATGTAGGCACTTACCTAAAGGCCATCAACGACGCAAGGCCGACAGGTATCAAAGGTACTTTTGTGAAATCAATCACACTCACTACCAGTATGGGGCCTGGTATCAAAGTCGAAGTAAACGAGACTTTAAGAGGTCTATAATATATAATCTTTATTAGAAGCTTTCTAGCACCTAAAGAAGCTTCTTTTATCTACCCGGTTGTTTTTTAGCGAAGATTTCTGTAATCCAGATTCTACCGTCTTTTTTGTCTTCGTATGCAGCGATTGCATAATAAGTGAATGCAAATGATTCACCGAGAATGTTTGCCCTATGATTAAGTTCACCGTGCGGCTCCATCATCATATTTGTGTGAATTCTTTCTACCATTTTCGATATATTACTACTCCCGGATGTTTTGAAGACTGAAATATTTTCACCTATAGCTTGATAATCCCTACCAAGAAATTGTTTGTAATTTCGTAAATCCCCATGTGTCAGTGAGTTATCCTTTTTCATCGATTGCGAATGAGTTACTGCGAGTGTGTATAATTGCTCATCAAACTTGAGCTGTTGTTTACCATACTCTTGACGTGATTCATTGATTAGCTGTGCAAGTTTTGATTCCGTAAATTGCTTAATATCAGTGATTTGCACATCTTCCGGCATAGGAGATCTCACTGCACGCTTAAGATTGTAGAACCAAATAGAAGCATCCCTGCGTGTAAGAAGTGCACCCGGGTCAAATCTACGCTTATCCGGAAAGATATTATTTTTACGACCAGCATTTACAAATCTTGCAAACCAAGTACCGGAACTGACATCTTCAAAATAAGCATCATTTAAATTTGTAAATCCACCGGGGAAATTATAAGCACTCATCAATATCTTAGCTGCTGACGCCTTTGAAATATTTTTCACCGGCATAAATTTCAAATTATTATCAAGCCAACCTTTCGCCTGCGCATAGCAAATTTTTTTCTTTCTCATAGTTTGAATCGCCTTGGACTTCCTCCTATCCATAAGTCTCAAATCCGCAAAACAATCCGTGCGTGTATTTGAAGGGACAGAAATCTCAAGCACATCCACCAAAATATCTATAAATTTTTCCCTCGTCAGTTTACGATCCTGTAAAATCGCGTTCCCCCTAAACAAAGTAAAATATCCTTCCCTCACCATGTATTCCATAGCAAAACGATATTCATCATCATAATTAAGATCTGATATATTCAAAATCCCCTCTTTTTTTACAAATGAACCAACTGATGGAACAACATCAAAATCCTCTTTTACAGCTGGAGTGGCACATGTTCTATATACACCTGATTCAAGCACTCTCGCACAATTGTAATATTGAATCTCATTGTTTTCATCCAAATAAAATTCATTTGAAATAAGTGCAAACGCCTGTGCTACACCAAACAAAGCCGATAATACCAAGCCAATTGTGACAAGTCCGCTCGCACGCTCAAACAAAGATGTGGAGATGTTTTTTCTCATGGCTTATTTGTATCATGGAAACGGTCATACGTTCAATCTAAACTTCTTAAAGCAAATTCATTCTATTGCAAGCGTTCAGCAAGCCAAGTTGGTAGATCTGAGGTTTTAATACGTTCTTGAGTCATCTTATCGCGCTCGCGAACTGTAACAGTGTCTTTGAGGTTTACGTCGACTTCGTCACCGGTGCCCACAGAATCAAAATCAACTGTAACACAAAATGGTGTACCGATTTCATCCTGACGGCGGTAGCGTTTACCTATACTTCCCGCATCATCATATTCCATATTCCAACCATTTTTCTTGAGTCCGTTGTATAAATTTCGAGAATATTCTTCTAGTTTTTTATGTAATGGAAAAAGTGCGACTTTTACCGGAGCAAGTCTTGGATGAAATCTCATAACCGTGCGGATTTCTTTTGAGTCCCCCTCACCTACCTCTTCTTCATCATATGCCTCACAAAGGAACATCAAAACAGTACGGTCACACCCCCATGAAGGCTCTATAACATATGGTACATATTCTTCATTTGTATGAGGATCCCTGTATGTAAGTTTTTGACCGGAGTGTTCGCTGTGAGCTTTTAAGTCAAAATCCGTGCGAATTGCGATACCTTGCAGCTCTCCAAACCCGGGAGTATTTCCAAATGGGAATTCGTACTCAACGTCACAAGTTCCACTCGAATAATGTGAAAGTTCTTCTTTTGCGTGATCTCGAAATCGAAGATGGGATTCATCTACACCAAGGTCAAGATACCATTTACGTGAAGCGGCTTTCCAAGCTTCAAATGCGCCCTGCTCTTCTCCTGGTTTTACAAAATATTCAATCTCCATCTGTTCAAACTCGCGTGTACGAAATGTAAAATTCCCCGGAGTGATCTCGTTACGGAACGCTTTACCTATCTGCCCGATTCCAAAAGGAACACGAACTCTAG is drawn from Candidatus Peregrinibacteria bacterium and contains these coding sequences:
- the nusG gene encoding transcription termination/antitermination protein NusG is translated as MAKQAQNTGRNWYVLHTYSGYEHAVREALLQRTESMSMQDFIFDVVVPEETVIVMKKGKPKEEKKRLFPGYVLVDMMVNDESWYVVRNTPNVTGFVGSGTIPVPVSAEEWKVVKKHMGESEPRFKITFDVNDEVLILDGPFANYEGMISKVDEDKGKVTVLINIFDRETPVELDFTQVKTK
- the rplK gene encoding 50S ribosomal protein L11; this encodes MAKEVSKIVKIQIPAGKANPAPPVGTALGPHGIDIQQFCSQFNDATREKGDTVIPAEVTIYADRSFTFKLKTPPAAVLVKKALNLKSGSGVPQKDKVGHITRAQLEAIAEEKMPDINANDLDAAVEIIKGTCRSMGVTWDK
- the rplA gene encoding 50S ribosomal protein L1, with translation MAHGKKYKKSLELLNVEKMYTLAEAVDLAKKTSTTKFDSSVEVHMNLGIDPAQADQQLRKTVSLPHGTGKTLRVIAFCGDERVKEAKAAGAIEAGNEDLVKKIEGGWMEFDKVVATPDVMKSLGKIAKTLGQKGLMPNPKSGTVTTDIEGVVKDLQGGMVEFRNDKQGNLHNIVGKVSFSEAQLLENVGTYLKAINDARPTGIKGTFVKSITLTTSMGPGIKVEVNETLRGL
- a CDS encoding CAP domain-containing protein, which encodes MRKNISTSLFERASGLVTIGLVLSALFGVAQAFALISNEFYLDENNEIQYYNCARVLESGVYRTCATPAVKEDFDVVPSVGSFVKKEGILNISDLNYDDEYRFAMEYMVREGYFTLFRGNAILQDRKLTREKFIDILVDVLEISVPSNTRTDCFADLRLMDRRKSKAIQTMRKKKICYAQAKGWLDNNLKFMPVKNISKASAAKILMSAYNFPGGFTNLNDAYFEDVSSGTWFARFVNAGRKNNIFPDKRRFDPGALLTRRDASIWFYNLKRAVRSPMPEDVQITDIKQFTESKLAQLINESRQEYGKQQLKFDEQLYTLAVTHSQSMKKDNSLTHGDLRNYKQFLGRDYQAIGENISVFKTSGSSNISKMVERIHTNMMMEPHGELNHRANILGESFAFTYYAIAAYEDKKDGRIWITEIFAKKQPGR
- a CDS encoding glycine--tRNA ligase codes for the protein MSKNSRFSMEKIVALCKRKGFIYPGSEIYGGLANTWDYGPYGVELKNNVKKEWWNTFIRDRDDMVGLDAAILMNPKTWVASGHVGGFSDPLIDCKKCKERERGDKLLENHMTEAEAAKIALKDIAAKLKEFNVKCPKCGAMDWTEARQFNLMFKTQQGVIEGEENDIYLRPETAQGIFVNFKNVIDSTRVRVPFGIGQIGKAFRNEITPGNFTFRTREFEQMEIEYFVKPGEEQGAFEAWKAASRKWYLDLGVDESHLRFRDHAKEELSHYSSGTCDVEYEFPFGNTPGFGELQGIAIRTDFDLKAHSEHSGQKLTYRDPHTNEEYVPYVIEPSWGCDRTVLMFLCEAYDEEEVGEGDSKEIRTVMRFHPRLAPVKVALFPLHKKLEEYSRNLYNGLKKNGWNMEYDDAGSIGKRYRRQDEIGTPFCVTVDFDSVGTGDEVDVNLKDTVTVRERDKMTQERIKTSDLPTWLAERLQ